From Etheostoma cragini isolate CJK2018 chromosome 14, CSU_Ecrag_1.0, whole genome shotgun sequence, the proteins below share one genomic window:
- the vars2 gene encoding valine--tRNA ligase, mitochondrial — protein MWRAGRALSCRLPGEGVARLCSGIPHKPPSSSQSNSSPRTKAEKLRRRREREEAILSSQHSTAEDKAVKWTQKQKIVYTAPTPAGTKKDTSLLFPSSYSPEYVESSWYQWWEKEGFFGPEQHERLSHSVDQTFSLCIPPPNVTGTLHLGHALTVAVEDVLVRRKRMQGYRVLWLPGCDHAGIATQTVVERRLLKERGKHRQDFTRQEFLHEVWKWKNERGEEIYQQLRALGASLDWSRACFTMDPGFSRAVTEAFVRLCDSGLIYRSEALVNWSCALESAISDIEVDSKELSGQTLLSVPGYENKVEFGTMLTFAYPIEGHEGEVAVSTTRPETMLGDVAVAVHPDDPRYQAVHGKQCRHPFTNRLLPIIADSMVDMELGTGAVKVTPAHDHTDFLLSQRHSLPQFTVIGGDGTMTPSCGQWLQGVKRFDARQLVVDALVEKKLFRGRKDHAMTLPICSRSGDIIEPLLKKQWFLRCDEMAKKAIQAVEEGQLEIIPQYYTKTWKNWLSNTSDWCISRQLWWGHQIPAYRVELPNSADKQEEHWVWGQSEDEARQRAAVRYGVKPEDVTLTQDPDVLDTWFSSGLFPFAMLGWPEQTSDLKRFYPNSILETGSDLIFFWVARMVMLGTELTGQLPFKQVLLHSLVRDKHGRKMSKSLGNVIDPLDVIHGVSLERLQEKVKEGNLDPREQLVAMEAQRKDFPTGIPQCGTDALRFALCSHKTQGEDISLSISQVLSCRHFCNKMWQALRFTLGVLGANTTPVTTLEETCAVSSMERWICSRLYSTVVQCEQAFEVYELHTVTSALYSFWVHSLCDVYMECVKPVLIQRQDGGAVVQTNTEPSVTARQVASSVLYHCVSMSLALLSPFMPFITEELWQRLQPHGPGAAAPPSALCLQPYPCSSQLAHWHFPEEERDFLLVQEVIRVARSLRSHCGMTKEKPAMWAVCSPGQAQILLHFGSAVRTLGRISSLHVHCPQRADLFSVHSTPPPKGSLIGVVDHTCQLHLHIQSGMNIENQMVQLSQRRDKLIPKLEKLLCRVQSPDYLTKVPAHVRQQMDTKMAALQQELESVEEQLKVLQKIQTSP, from the exons ATGTGGAGGGCAGGTCGTGCTCTGAGTTGCAGGCTGCCAGGAGAAGGAGTAGCTAGACTTTGTTCCGGCATCCCGCACAAACCTCCCTCCTCTTCCCAGTCCAACTCTTCTCCCCGGACCAAAGCAGAGAAACTGAGGCGTAGACGAGAGCGGGAGGAGGCCATACTGTCAAGTCAACACAGT ACTGCTGAAGATAAAGCTGTGAAATGGACCCAGAAGCAGAAGATAGTGTACACTGCTCCAACCCCTGCTGGGACAAAGAaag acaCCAGTTTGCTGTTCCCTTCCTCATATAGTCCAGAGTATGTGGAGTCCAGCTGGTACCAGTGGTGGGAGAAAGAGGGTTTCTTCGGTCCAGAGCAACAT GAGAGATTATCTCACTCTGTGGACCAGACCTTCTCCCTGTGTATCCCTCCGCCCAATGTGACGGGCACGCTGCACCTGGGACACGCTCTCACTGTGGCTGTGGAAGACGTGCTGGTTCGGAG GAAAAGGATGCAGGGCTACCGAGTGCTGTGGCTGCCTGGATGCGACCATGCAGGGATCGCAACACAG acggTGGTGGAGCGGAGGCTgctgaaagaaagagggaagcaCAGACAGGACTTTACCAGGCAGGAGTTTCTACATGAGGTCTGGAAATGGAAGAATGA gagaggggaggagatcTACCAGCAGCTGAGGGCATTGGGAGCCTCTCTTGACTGGAGCCGAGCCTGCTTCACCATGGATCCA GGCTTCAGCAGGGCGGTGACGGAGGCCTTTGTAAGGCTGTGTGACTCGGGGCTGATTTATCGCTCGGAGGCGTTGGTCAACTGGAGCTGTGCTTTGGAATCTGCCATCTCCGACATTGAG GTTGACTCAAAGGAGCTGTCTGGGCAGACCCTGTTATCTGTTCCTGGTTATGAAAACAAGGTGGAGTTTGGGACCATGCTTACCTTTGCATACCCTATAGAAGGCCACG AAGGCGAGGTGGCAGTATCCACTACCCGTCCTGAGACTATGCTGGGAGATGTAGCTGTAGCTGTCCACCCTGATGACCCTCGCTATCAG GCTGTTCATGGGAAGCAATGCAGACACCCCTTCACCAACAGACTCCTGCCCATCATCGCTGACTCCATGGTGGACATGGAGCTAGGAACTG GTGCAGTGAAGGTAACCCCCGCTCATGACCACACTGACTTCCTGCTGTCACAGAGACACTCACTGCCACAGTTTACTGTGATTGGAGGAGATGGGACCATGACGCCCTCCTGTGGACAGTGGCTGCAG GGAGTGAAGCGTTTTGATGCCCGACAGCTTGTTGTGGATGCTCTGGTTGAGAAGAAGCTGTTCAGAGGAAGGAAGGATCACGCCATGACTTTACCCATTTGCAG CCGCTCAGGAGACATCATTGAGCCCCTCCTGAAGAAGCAGTGGTTCCTTCGCTGTGATGAAATGGCTAAAAAAGCTATACAG gctgtggaggaaggacaGCTGGAAATTATCCCTCAGTATTACACCAAGACGTGGAAGAACTGGCTGTCCAACACCAG TGATTGGTGCATTTCCAGGCAGCTTTGGTGGGGTCATCAGATCCCTGCGTACCGAGTGGAGCTTCCTAATTCTGCTGACAAACAAGAG gaGCACTGGGTATGGGGACAAAGCGAGGACGAGGCCCGACAAAGAGCTGCTGTCAGATATGGAGTGAAGCCAGAAGACGTCACTTTGACCCAGG ACCCTGATGTGCTGGATACGTGGTTCTCCTCTGGGCTGTTTCCCTTCGCCATGCTTGGCTGGCCGGAGCAG ACCAGTGACCTGAAGCGCTTCTACCCCAATTCCATTCTGGAGACGGGCAGTGACCTCATCTTCTTTTGGGTGGCGAGGATGGTGATGCTGGGCACAGAGCTGACTGGACAGCTGCCCTTTAAACAG GTCCTCCTTCACTCTCTGGTGAGAGATAAACATGGCAGGAAAATGAGTAAATCTCTGGGGAATGTTATCGACCCGCTAGATGTTATACATGGAGTCTCTCTGGAG AGACTCCAAGAGAAAGTAAAGGAGGGGAACCTGGACCCCAGGGAGCAGCTGGTTGCCATGGAAGCGCAG AGGAAGGACTTCCCCACAGGGATCCCTCAGTGTGGGACCGATGCGCTGAGATTTGCCCTTTGCTCTCACAAGACGCAGG GAGAAGACATCAGTCTGTCCATCTCTCAGGTCCTGAGCTGCAGACACTTCTGTAACAAGATGTGGCAGGCACTGAGATTCACACTGGGAGTACTGGGTGCTAACACAACCCCAGTGACAACACTGGAAGAG ACGTGTGCAGTGAGCAGCATGGAGCGCTGGATCTGCTCCAGACTCTACAGCACTGTGGTTCAGTGTGAGCAAGCCTTCGAGGTCTACGAGCTGCACACGGTCACATCCGCGCTGTACTCCTTCTGGGTCCACAGCCTGTGTGATGTCTACATG GAGTGTGTGAAGCCGGTGCTGATCCAGCGGCAGGATGGGGGGGCCGTGGTCCAGACGAACACAGAGCCCAGTGTTACAGCTAGGCAGGTCGCCAGTAGTGTCCTCTACCACTGCGTGTCCATGTCTCTGGCCCTGCTCTCTCCTTTCATGCCCTTCATCACTGAGGAGCTGTGGCAGAGACTCCAGCCACACGgacctggagctgctgcccccccgaGCGCTCTGTGTTTACAGCCTTACCCTTGCTCCTCTCAGCTG GCACACTGGCATTTCCCTGAGGAGGAAAGAGATTTCCTGTTGGTGCAGGAAGTCATCCGAGTGGCCCGCTCACTACGATCCCATTGTGGCATGACCAAAGAAAAACCTGCCA tgtgggcagtgtgttcaCCCGGCCAGGCCCAGATCCTGCTGCACTTTGGCTCAGCTGTTAGGACTTTAGGACGGATCTCCagtctccatgtccactgtccTCAGAGAGCAGACCTCTTCTCTGTCCACTCCACTCCTCCACCCAAAGGAAGCCTCATTGGTGTGGTGGACCACACGTGTCAGCTACACCTTCACATTCAG AGTGGAATGAACATTGAAAACCAGATGGTGCAGCTCTCCCAGCGCAGAGACAAGCTGATTCCAAAGCTGGAGAAGCTCCTGTGCAGAGTGCAGTCCCCAGACTACCTAACCAAGGTTCCTGCTCATGTCAGGCAGCAGATGGACACTAAG ATGGCGGCTCTGCAGCAGGAGCTGGAGAGCGTGGAGGAGCAGCTAAAGGTCCTGCAGAAGATTCAAACTTCACCATAA
- the ppp1r11 gene encoding E3 ubiquitin-protein ligase PPP1R11: protein MAEVPGTSSETITETVQASTPPPPQQEGRSLTIKLRKRKTEKKVEWSSDTVDNEHLGRRSSKCCCIYEKPRQFGESSSESDGDDDDEGCGSAHCILGHGRRGHGQGGSEGTTRPPNSGGPHTH, encoded by the exons ATGGCGGAGGTTCCCGGGACTTCAAGTGAGACGATAACGGAGACTGTTCAGGCTAGCACACCGCCACCGCCCCAGCAG GAGGGACGCAGCCTGACCATCAagctgaggaagaggaagacagagaagaaggtGGAGTGGTCCAGTGACACCGTTGACAACGAGCACCTAGGAAGAAGGTCTTCAAAGT GCTGCTGTATCTATGAGAAGCCGCGGCAGTTCGGAGAGTCATCCTCTGAAAGCGACGGAGACGATGACGATGAAGGCTGCGGCAGTGCTCACTGCATCCTGGGCCACGGCAGGAGGGGTCATGGACAGGGGGGAAGCGAGGGGACCACGAGGCCCCCAAACTCTGgagggccacacacacactag